One Deinococcus psychrotolerans genomic window carries:
- a CDS encoding diguanylate cyclase: MSVSRFAQLNLSRLHPASLYVRSAALLLLTVLALLSVVSFARVTGRVETQQRDAQLINVAGQQRMLSQRIALLGQQLVLSQTSQRQSLREDLSKALNQMAEAHKKLIDVDSSLYPPQTPAQDVRDLYFGASALDGQVRAFLLAGWRLQQAPNRQLTQLNADLVTLQIAAQGSLLPALDVVVTIDGIHVRERLFQLDSVALGSLLLTLVTLGVVGLGLLFPMIRRQEQAVADLEREHNFVQQVMNNMGQGLGITGPDHLYRYVNPAYARMVGRTPESMIGMSSFELIEPAEHNGLMAARAERLAGRASRQNITFRRPDGQSVPTLTVVVPYETGEGVGGIAVITDLSERIRVEQQLRQRDRLYHTVAANFPDGTLMLFDSSLRYTLVDGTGLKSVGLSAELLEGKTPSEVYSPEVAALIEADYRAALLGQVTEREMVREGGIDLIRTLPLRTEPDPASPQSEAASGEVFGGMSITQDITLRRQAEIDLSRAATYTAALLEVSKLAQSEMSLEKVAIDAARVVGKAGDVDWGSLVVKEGDQLRIVAAWDKTEKTQEIDHFAVIMEEGLTRGQGLIWKVMQGQEGLFIDDYCSQSGAHEPFVQFGVRSVAFVPLTTLGEQQFLYVAVRRGERRPWTTEDQALFQAAASSVRINLERQHYLLELEHAALIDSLTGLGNRRAFEQDLARELERRRRSKDPVGVLMVDVDGLKQLNDCEGHERGDALLVTFAGTLSSSLRAEDRVYRLGGDEYAAILVRASSSGCETLMQRVRNAVAKTRVAGFPEVDASAGLAFAEGDDDQGSDLLNLADERMYLEKQEHRRLRTAAAIR; encoded by the coding sequence TTGTCCGTCTCACGGTTTGCCCAACTCAACCTCTCCCGTCTGCACCCAGCCTCGCTGTACGTGCGTTCGGCGGCGTTGCTGTTGCTGACCGTGTTGGCGCTTCTCAGCGTAGTGTCATTCGCCCGCGTGACTGGGCGTGTCGAGACTCAGCAGCGCGACGCCCAGCTCATCAATGTCGCGGGGCAGCAGCGCATGCTTTCTCAGCGCATCGCCCTGCTGGGGCAGCAGCTGGTGCTGTCCCAGACTAGCCAACGCCAAAGTCTGCGCGAAGACCTGTCTAAGGCGCTCAACCAGATGGCAGAAGCGCATAAGAAATTGATTGATGTCGACTCCTCGCTGTATCCGCCACAGACCCCTGCGCAGGACGTGAGAGACTTATATTTCGGGGCCTCGGCCCTCGACGGGCAGGTTCGGGCCTTCCTGCTGGCTGGCTGGAGACTTCAGCAGGCCCCGAATCGCCAGCTGACACAGCTCAACGCTGATCTCGTGACGCTGCAAATCGCCGCCCAGGGTTCACTGCTGCCCGCCCTCGATGTGGTCGTGACCATCGACGGGATTCATGTCCGGGAACGGCTGTTCCAGCTCGACAGCGTGGCACTGGGCTCGCTGCTGCTCACGCTGGTGACGCTCGGTGTGGTGGGCCTGGGCCTGCTATTTCCCATGATCAGGCGTCAGGAACAGGCGGTGGCCGACCTGGAACGCGAGCACAATTTCGTGCAGCAGGTGATGAACAACATGGGCCAGGGGCTGGGCATCACTGGCCCCGACCACCTGTACCGGTACGTCAATCCGGCTTACGCCCGGATGGTGGGGCGAACTCCAGAATCGATGATTGGCATGTCGTCGTTCGAGCTGATTGAGCCAGCCGAGCACAACGGGCTGATGGCCGCTAGAGCCGAGCGCCTCGCGGGCCGAGCGTCCCGGCAGAACATCACGTTTCGGCGTCCTGACGGCCAGAGCGTTCCGACCCTGACGGTGGTGGTTCCCTACGAGACCGGTGAGGGTGTCGGGGGGATCGCGGTCATCACCGATCTGAGCGAGCGGATCAGGGTCGAACAGCAGCTGCGCCAGCGGGATCGCCTGTATCACACGGTGGCCGCCAATTTTCCCGACGGCACCCTGATGCTGTTCGATTCATCGCTGCGCTACACCCTGGTGGACGGAACCGGTCTGAAATCAGTCGGCCTGAGCGCCGAATTGCTGGAAGGCAAGACGCCCAGTGAGGTGTATTCGCCCGAGGTCGCGGCGTTGATCGAAGCAGACTACCGTGCGGCGCTGCTAGGCCAGGTGACCGAACGCGAGATGGTCCGTGAGGGAGGCATTGATCTGATCCGGACACTCCCGCTGAGAACTGAACCGGATCCGGCGTCACCTCAGAGCGAGGCCGCCTCAGGCGAGGTGTTCGGAGGAATGTCGATTACCCAGGACATCACCCTGCGCCGACAGGCCGAGATCGACCTGAGCCGCGCTGCGACATACACGGCGGCCCTGCTGGAAGTTTCGAAGCTGGCGCAATCCGAAATGTCGCTGGAGAAAGTGGCCATTGATGCGGCTAGGGTGGTTGGCAAAGCTGGAGACGTTGATTGGGGCAGTCTGGTGGTCAAGGAAGGTGACCAGCTGAGGATCGTGGCGGCCTGGGACAAGACTGAAAAAACCCAGGAGATTGACCATTTTGCCGTGATTATGGAAGAGGGCTTGACCCGTGGGCAGGGCCTGATCTGGAAGGTGATGCAGGGGCAGGAGGGGCTGTTCATCGATGACTACTGTTCGCAGTCGGGAGCTCATGAACCCTTCGTGCAATTCGGCGTGCGCAGCGTCGCTTTCGTGCCGCTGACTACTCTCGGGGAGCAGCAGTTTCTGTACGTGGCTGTGCGACGCGGAGAACGGCGTCCCTGGACCACCGAGGATCAGGCCCTGTTTCAGGCTGCCGCCAGCAGCGTGCGAATCAATCTGGAACGCCAGCACTACCTGCTGGAGCTAGAACATGCCGCACTGATCGACTCGCTCACCGGGCTGGGCAACCGCCGCGCCTTCGAACAGGATTTGGCACGAGAACTGGAGCGCCGCCGCCGCAGCAAGGATCCGGTGGGTGTGCTGATGGTCGATGTGGACGGCCTGAAACAGCTCAACGACTGCGAAGGCCACGAGCGCGGCGACGCCCTGCTGGTGACCTTTGCCGGGACACTGAGTTCCAGCCTGCGCGCCGAGGACCGGGTCTATCGGCTGGGCGGCGACGAGTACGCCGCCATTCTGGTACGGGCCTCCTCTTCCGGGTGCGAGACTTTGATGCAACGGGTACGGAATGCAGTGGCCAAGACCCGGGTCGCTGGCTTTCCGGAGGTCGATGCCAGCGCGGGACTGGCCTTTGCCGAAGGTGACGACGATCAGGGCAGCGACCTGCTTAATCTAGCCGACGAGCGGATGTACTTGGAGAAGCAGGAGCACCGGCGGTTGAGGACGGCCGCTGCAATCAGATGA
- a CDS encoding tyrosine-type recombinase/integrase, whose product MPGVQAGPDELKRPKLPKRLPGALSLQEVALLLSTAHHDASLSRGERNWAIIAFLYGTGLRISEMLMLTFESIEYQGGQPSAIRVVGKGDKERRVPLSPTAQTALMRWLRQRKMYGHPTAAWVWSPLSGKRTGQPMQARTIEKMMDAVALRAGLDVRKVSPHKLRHSFATALVENGRSLDEVRDLLGHESIATTQIYAHTSQKRIAAAAASLPDVIGLAMPAQPARLTNLTSSRAG is encoded by the coding sequence ATGCCCGGCGTGCAAGCTGGCCCGGATGAACTCAAGCGCCCTAAATTGCCCAAACGCCTGCCGGGGGCGCTGAGTCTTCAGGAGGTGGCCTTGCTGCTGAGCACCGCTCACCATGACGCCTCGCTGAGCCGGGGAGAGCGCAACTGGGCGATCATTGCCTTTCTCTACGGCACCGGCTTGCGGATCTCGGAAATGCTGATGCTCACCTTCGAGAGCATCGAGTATCAGGGTGGTCAGCCTTCCGCCATTCGGGTGGTCGGCAAGGGCGACAAGGAACGGCGCGTTCCACTCAGCCCAACGGCCCAGACAGCTTTAATGCGCTGGCTCAGACAGCGCAAGATGTACGGCCATCCCACGGCGGCCTGGGTCTGGTCGCCGCTGAGTGGGAAACGCACTGGTCAGCCGATGCAGGCCAGAACCATTGAGAAGATGATGGACGCGGTGGCGCTGCGTGCTGGGCTGGACGTCAGGAAGGTCAGCCCGCACAAGCTCAGACACTCGTTCGCAACAGCACTGGTGGAAAACGGACGCAGCCTCGACGAAGTGCGGGATCTGCTTGGCCACGAATCGATTGCCACCACCCAGATCTACGCCCACACCTCCCAAAAGCGCATTGCGGCGGCGGCGGCCAGCTTGCCGGATGTCATCGGATTGGCGATGCCCGCCCAACCGGCCAGGCTGACGAATTTGACTTCCTCTCGTGCGGGTTGA
- a CDS encoding phosphoribosyltransferase domain-containing protein has product MNTFLEQVTLPSGTLSLEVEQAGWPLNELLRYAVRRNPKRGFLFVSRVLGKHLPVRPALARRSWAALATQLPPLTRPHFIGLAETATALGEGVAREWMLQHPDVPASFQHTTRYRISVPLLLRFDEPHSHAPAHLLYDPGKLARSARELVLVDDELSTGTTLQNLAAEWRHLHPHLERVVLVSLTDWCPRRGALAEALGVPTSFVSLLRGTYTFTPDPAWQPPPLPAVTGNGADKTALLAQHSARLGHLVRPDVQELTLQLGQRLLVLGTGEYQFPAAQLALDLEAQGHDVYWSATTRSPVLDGLAIEHRLTFTDNVGDRIPNYLYNVVPDDYDVILVGYEGQCQPDPALLKLLGDRARAVKLT; this is encoded by the coding sequence GTGAATACTTTTCTAGAACAAGTCACGCTGCCCAGCGGCACGCTCAGCTTGGAGGTGGAGCAGGCCGGATGGCCGCTGAATGAACTGCTGCGTTACGCGGTGCGGCGCAACCCGAAGCGTGGGTTCTTGTTTGTCAGCCGTGTGCTGGGCAAACATCTTCCGGTTCGCCCAGCACTGGCCCGCCGAAGCTGGGCGGCGCTGGCAACCCAACTGCCCCCGCTGACCCGGCCCCATTTCATCGGGCTGGCCGAGACCGCCACTGCGCTGGGCGAGGGTGTGGCCCGCGAGTGGATGCTTCAGCACCCCGACGTGCCCGCTAGCTTTCAGCACACCACCCGCTACCGCATTAGCGTTCCGCTGCTGCTGCGCTTTGACGAGCCGCACTCGCACGCGCCCGCCCACTTGCTCTATGACCCCGGAAAATTGGCCCGCAGTGCCCGCGAGTTGGTGCTGGTTGACGACGAACTCTCCACCGGGACGACCCTGCAAAACCTCGCCGCCGAGTGGCGACACCTGCATCCGCACCTTGAGCGTGTGGTGCTGGTCAGCTTGACCGATTGGTGCCCCAGACGCGGGGCGCTGGCCGAAGCGCTGGGCGTCCCGACCTCGTTTGTCTCGCTGCTGCGCGGCACCTATACCTTCACCCCCGATCCGGCCTGGCAGCCGCCTCCACTTCCGGCGGTGACGGGCAACGGAGCCGATAAAACCGCCTTGCTGGCGCAGCACAGCGCCCGGCTGGGCCACCTTGTTCGGCCAGATGTTCAGGAATTGACCCTCCAACTCGGTCAGCGCCTTTTGGTGTTGGGCACCGGTGAATATCAGTTTCCCGCCGCGCAGTTGGCCCTTGACCTGGAAGCCCAGGGCCACGATGTCTATTGGAGCGCCACCACCCGGAGTCCGGTTCTGGACGGCCTGGCGATTGAGCACCGCTTGACCTTCACTGACAATGTGGGCGACCGCATCCCCAATTACCTCTATAACGTTGTTCCGGACGACTATGACGTGATTTTGGTTGGCTATGAGGGCCAGTGTCAGCCTGATCCGGCCCTGCTGAAGTTGCTGGGCGACCGGGCGCGGGCCGTGAAGCTGACATGA
- a CDS encoding cysteine protease StiP domain-containing protein, with amino-acid sequence MTLTHLPSRLTSTFAANDVTILLEGGEVELVDIARKEALIRAGRSYGTLLTPETAPSEIQITAYKQALVRSGARIGGLLTALSARLLEHPNVVYISLARAGLPVGCVLRRLARHAGRRAPHYGVSIIRGVGLDGAALAFIRRTHPQAHLIFIDGWSGKGAVAQTLTDSLPADLAWSLAMLSDPAGVSDITATYDDLLLPHAALNATVSGLLSRTFLRGQGGFHGARLESELAGCDVSQEYVDALEALALAAQEDGVELPRLADRPVSPARQVLELAQSLGVSDPNLVKPSVGEATRVFLRRCPTQLLLRDFEHPDTVHLRELAAQQHIPVSVHPALPYLAAAIIAPGASTG; translated from the coding sequence ATGACCCTGACCCATTTACCAAGTCGGCTCACGTCCACCTTCGCCGCGAATGACGTGACTATTTTGCTGGAAGGCGGTGAAGTGGAGTTGGTGGACATTGCCCGTAAGGAAGCGCTCATTCGTGCTGGGCGCAGTTACGGCACGCTGCTGACGCCCGAAACTGCACCCAGTGAGATTCAGATAACGGCCTACAAGCAGGCTCTAGTCCGCAGCGGTGCCCGAATCGGCGGGCTGCTGACGGCCCTCAGCGCCCGGCTGCTTGAACACCCCAACGTGGTCTACATCTCACTGGCCCGCGCTGGCCTGCCTGTGGGCTGCGTGCTGCGCCGATTGGCAAGGCATGCAGGGCGCAGGGCACCGCATTACGGCGTGAGCATCATCCGGGGTGTGGGGCTGGACGGTGCGGCGCTGGCCTTCATCCGCCGCACCCACCCGCAGGCCCATTTGATTTTTATTGACGGCTGGAGCGGCAAGGGAGCCGTCGCCCAAACCCTGACAGATTCGCTGCCCGCTGACCTCGCCTGGTCGTTGGCCATGCTGAGTGACCCCGCCGGAGTCTCTGACATCACCGCCACCTATGACGATTTGCTGCTGCCCCACGCGGCGCTGAACGCTACCGTCAGCGGACTGCTCTCGCGCACTTTTTTACGAGGTCAGGGCGGGTTTCACGGCGCAAGGCTAGAGAGCGAGTTGGCCGGCTGTGATGTGAGCCAGGAGTATGTCGACGCATTAGAAGCTCTGGCGCTGGCCGCGCAGGAGGACGGAGTTGAACTTCCCCGGCTGGCAGACAGACCCGTTTCTCCGGCCAGACAGGTGCTGGAACTTGCCCAAAGCCTCGGCGTGTCTGATCCAAATCTGGTCAAGCCCAGCGTCGGTGAGGCCACCCGCGTTTTCCTGCGTCGTTGCCCGACCCAGCTGCTGCTGCGCGATTTCGAGCATCCAGACACCGTACATTTACGTGAACTCGCCGCCCAGCAGCACATTCCCGTGAGCGTTCACCCGGCGCTGCCTTACTTGGCCGCTGCCATCATCGCCCCCGGAGCCTCCACAGGATGA
- a CDS encoding HpcH/HpaI aldolase/citrate lyase family protein, with product MIRPHLGPALYTPATRPDLFSLGTIRYPDLGSLIYCTEDAIREEDVPAALHNLEAALPTLVGQPGPQRFIRVRDVSVLKDILGFDLRGVRGLVLPKVHDGNLGAYMALLSDRPELLVMPTLETREALSEHRMSLLRDLMFQEGWPPQILALRIGGNDLMNALGVRRSPGRTLYEGPLERVISMLIGVFKPYGFALSSPVYEVYDDLATLAREVQQDIEYGLSGKTIIHPVQLETVLAGYRVAEADLAEAHAILEPGAPAVFKMNGRMCEPATHTKWAQDIVLRAEQYGTLPPQSSEALGF from the coding sequence ATGATCCGCCCCCACCTCGGCCCGGCGCTGTACACGCCCGCCACCCGCCCTGACCTCTTCAGCTTGGGTACCATCCGCTATCCCGACCTAGGGAGCCTGATTTACTGCACCGAGGACGCCATCCGCGAGGAAGACGTGCCCGCCGCCCTGCACAATCTGGAAGCGGCGCTGCCCACCTTAGTCGGCCAGCCGGGGCCGCAGCGGTTTATCCGGGTGCGCGACGTGAGCGTGCTCAAAGACATCCTGGGCTTTGATCTGCGCGGCGTGCGCGGCTTGGTGCTGCCCAAAGTGCATGACGGCAACTTGGGCGCTTATATGGCGCTGCTCTCAGATCGGCCCGAACTGCTGGTCATGCCGACCTTGGAGACCCGCGAAGCGCTCAGCGAACACCGCATGTCACTGCTGCGCGATCTGATGTTTCAGGAAGGTTGGCCGCCCCAGATTCTGGCGCTGCGAATCGGCGGCAACGACCTGATGAACGCGCTGGGCGTGCGCCGCAGTCCCGGCCGCACGTTGTACGAGGGGCCACTGGAGCGGGTCATCAGCATGCTTATCGGGGTGTTTAAGCCTTACGGCTTCGCGCTTTCCAGCCCGGTGTACGAGGTCTACGACGATCTGGCGACCCTGGCACGTGAGGTGCAGCAAGACATTGAATACGGTCTGAGCGGTAAAACCATCATTCATCCGGTGCAGCTTGAGACCGTGCTGGCCGGATACCGCGTGGCCGAAGCTGACCTGGCTGAAGCCCACGCCATCCTTGAACCGGGTGCGCCCGCCGTCTTCAAGATGAATGGCCGGATGTGCGAACCCGCCACCCACACCAAATGGGCGCAGGACATCGTGTTGCGGGCCGAGCAGTACGGCACGCTGCCGCCACAGTCCAGCGAGGCGCTGGGGTTTTAG
- a CDS encoding DUF808 domain-containing protein, which produces MSGGLVALLDDVAALAKLAAASIDDIGAAASKAGVKAIGVVIDDTAVTPRYVTGFTPDRELPIIWRIAKGSLKNKIVFILPAALLLSQFLPWALNPLLMVGGAYLCFEGAEKLYEAISGHHEIEGEQVIKLTSTAHEEKMVSGAIRTDFILSAEIMAISLAEVAAQPFLSRALILVVVALMITVLVYGVVGLIVKTDDFGVRLASSSSSAAQAIGRGLVKGMPVVMSALSVIGTAAMLWVGGHIIVDGLDKFGLTWPAHTLHDLALAAGQAIPLAQGVVQWLVETLGSALVGVLLGGIIVAAMHLRPKKVAAH; this is translated from the coding sequence TTGAGTGGCGGTCTAGTGGCCTTACTCGACGATGTGGCCGCACTCGCCAAGCTGGCCGCTGCCTCCATTGATGACATCGGTGCGGCGGCCAGCAAGGCAGGCGTCAAGGCCATTGGTGTCGTCATCGACGACACGGCGGTAACGCCGCGCTACGTCACGGGCTTCACCCCGGACCGTGAGCTGCCGATCATCTGGCGCATCGCTAAAGGGTCCCTCAAGAACAAGATCGTTTTCATCCTGCCCGCCGCGTTGTTGCTGAGCCAGTTCCTGCCGTGGGCGCTGAATCCGTTGCTGATGGTGGGTGGGGCCTACCTGTGCTTCGAGGGAGCTGAGAAGCTGTACGAGGCAATCTCGGGACATCATGAGATTGAGGGCGAGCAGGTCATCAAGCTGACCAGCACCGCCCACGAAGAAAAGATGGTTTCGGGCGCAATCCGCACCGATTTCATCCTCTCGGCGGAGATCATGGCGATCTCGCTGGCGGAAGTGGCGGCGCAACCCTTCCTTTCCCGCGCCCTGATTCTGGTTGTCGTGGCGCTGATGATCACGGTGCTGGTCTACGGCGTGGTGGGATTGATCGTCAAGACCGATGATTTCGGCGTGCGCCTGGCGTCCAGTAGCTCCAGTGCAGCGCAGGCCATCGGGCGTGGGCTGGTCAAGGGGATGCCCGTGGTGATGTCGGCGCTGTCGGTGATCGGCACGGCGGCCATGTTGTGGGTGGGCGGTCACATTATCGTCGACGGGCTGGATAAGTTTGGGCTGACTTGGCCCGCGCATACGCTGCACGATCTGGCCCTGGCGGCGGGTCAGGCCATTCCCCTCGCACAGGGCGTGGTGCAGTGGTTGGTGGAAACGCTGGGGTCCGCCCTGGTGGGCGTGCTGCTGGGCGGAATCATCGTGGCGGCCATGCATCTGCGGCCAAAAAAAGTTGCAGCACACTGA
- a CDS encoding MgtC/SapB family protein, with product MESLWNELKLMQGLLVAFVLSGAIGWERERMGRSAGLRTHMLVGMSAALFVVLAETLITSFGNDDDGVRFDMIGLLGAVVSGISFLGAGAIFSDRGRKAKGLTTAAGLLATAGVGVACGLHLYVLATGATLLFLFTLGVVKKVAQGEDASIAEDQD from the coding sequence ATGGAATCTCTGTGGAACGAACTGAAGTTGATGCAGGGCCTGCTGGTGGCCTTTGTCCTGAGTGGCGCGATTGGCTGGGAACGGGAACGTATGGGCCGCAGCGCGGGCCTGCGAACGCACATGCTGGTGGGCATGAGTGCGGCCCTCTTCGTGGTGCTGGCCGAAACACTGATCACCTCGTTTGGCAACGATGATGACGGGGTGCGCTTTGACATGATCGGCCTGCTGGGTGCGGTGGTCAGCGGGATCAGCTTCCTGGGCGCGGGGGCGATCTTCTCGGATCGGGGGCGGAAAGCCAAAGGATTGACCACGGCGGCGGGTCTGCTGGCAACGGCGGGTGTGGGTGTAGCCTGTGGCCTGCACCTGTATGTACTGGCCACAGGAGCGACGTTGCTGTTCCTGTTTACGCTGGGAGTGGTGAAGAAGGTCGCGCAGGGTGAGGATGCCAGCATCGCCGAGGATCAGGACTAG
- a CDS encoding DedA family protein, which produces MIDWIQNLVDSLGYLGIVLLMILENVLPPIPSELILPSAGFAASRGDLSFAGVVLAATLGSVVGTLPLYFIGRIFSEEWLVAWADRHGKWLALSGKDVRKADDWFDRHGPRAVLFGRMVPGIRSLLSLPAGMSEMALPTFLLYSAIGSALWASLLTGAGYLLGDHYEKVSEYIGSASTMIVGGLLLAVAVWFARRRQQRLFVRGKPGTREQ; this is translated from the coding sequence ATGATCGACTGGATCCAAAACTTGGTGGATAGCCTGGGCTACCTGGGCATCGTGCTCCTGATGATCCTGGAAAACGTGCTTCCGCCAATCCCCAGTGAACTGATCCTGCCCTCGGCGGGCTTCGCGGCTTCGCGCGGTGACCTGAGTTTTGCGGGCGTGGTGCTGGCAGCCACCCTGGGCAGCGTGGTTGGCACGCTGCCGCTATATTTCATCGGACGGATCTTCAGCGAGGAGTGGCTGGTGGCTTGGGCTGACAGACACGGCAAATGGCTGGCCCTGAGCGGGAAGGACGTTCGCAAGGCTGACGACTGGTTTGACCGTCACGGCCCCAGAGCGGTGCTGTTCGGGCGTATGGTGCCCGGCATCCGCAGTCTGCTCAGCCTTCCGGCAGGCATGAGCGAGATGGCGCTGCCCACATTCTTGCTGTACAGCGCGATTGGCTCGGCATTGTGGGCCAGCCTGCTGACCGGGGCGGGCTACCTGCTGGGAGACCATTACGAGAAAGTGAGCGAGTACATTGGCTCAGCCTCCACCATGATCGTGGGTGGACTGCTGCTTGCCGTCGCGGTGTGGTTTGCTCGGCGCAGACAGCAGAGATTGTTTGTCCGGGGCAAACCCGGCACACGAGAGCAGTGA
- a CDS encoding TerC family protein, which translates to MDLSFLTATEWLGKPAWMWVMFLAVVIALMAFDLGVLEKRRKANLAPDDEGVMGVGQSLKLSAFYVAIALIYGVWVWLTLGRESGMAFYTGFALEKALALDNVFVISLIFAFFAIPLKLQRRVLLWGILGVIVLRAIMIGLGAALVTQFDWVLWIFGAFLLFTGIKMLKDGDAEHDFSSNKLLIWMKKRLRITEELHGERFIVKKDVGGKIKTFATPLLLALVMVETADVVFAVDSIPAIFAITQDPFIVYTSNIFAILGLRALYFALAAAVHRFKYLQPALSLVLVFIGLKIFYSQIWGKLDPAISLGVTLSLLAGGVIVSLIKTKEEPPVQEPPAPA; encoded by the coding sequence ATGGATCTATCTTTTCTAACGGCAACGGAGTGGTTGGGTAAGCCTGCCTGGATGTGGGTGATGTTCCTGGCAGTGGTGATCGCCCTAATGGCCTTCGACTTGGGGGTGCTGGAGAAACGCCGTAAGGCCAATTTGGCCCCGGACGACGAGGGCGTGATGGGCGTGGGCCAGAGCCTCAAACTCTCGGCCTTTTATGTCGCCATCGCGCTGATCTACGGTGTGTGGGTGTGGTTGACACTGGGCCGCGAATCCGGCATGGCTTTTTACACCGGCTTCGCGCTGGAGAAGGCGCTGGCACTGGACAATGTGTTCGTGATCAGTCTGATATTCGCCTTCTTCGCCATTCCGCTTAAACTGCAACGGCGGGTGCTGCTGTGGGGCATCCTGGGCGTGATCGTGCTGCGGGCAATCATGATTGGCTTGGGCGCGGCGCTGGTCACGCAGTTCGACTGGGTGCTGTGGATCTTCGGCGCGTTCTTGCTGTTCACCGGCATCAAAATGCTTAAAGACGGCGACGCGGAGCATGATTTTTCCAGCAACAAACTGCTGATCTGGATGAAAAAGCGACTGCGGATCACCGAGGAGCTGCACGGCGAGCGCTTCATCGTCAAGAAGGACGTAGGCGGCAAGATCAAGACCTTCGCCACGCCACTCCTACTGGCGCTGGTCATGGTAGAAACTGCCGACGTAGTCTTCGCAGTGGACTCGATTCCGGCCATCTTCGCCATTACACAGGATCCATTTATCGTCTACACCTCCAATATCTTCGCCATCCTGGGCCTGCGAGCGCTGTACTTCGCGCTGGCGGCAGCGGTTCACCGCTTCAAGTACCTTCAGCCCGCACTGTCGCTGGTGCTGGTGTTCATCGGCCTCAAAATCTTCTATTCGCAAATCTGGGGCAAGCTCGACCCAGCTATCAGCTTGGGCGTGACCCTCAGTCTGCTGGCCGGCGGTGTCATCGTTAGCCTGATCAAGACTAAAGAGGAGCCGCCTGTGCAGGAGCCGCCCGCGCCAGCGTGA
- a CDS encoding DUF475 domain-containing protein, which yields MVRLQHRRRQYGVISAFGGTFLLMMNPEKDEHWLTSFERRLAGLGKLDSVIGASALLAPVGTSFDQFHDCAQRGDSFRRAVLALIGAAEVKA from the coding sequence GTGGTGCGGCTTCAGCATCGGCGGCGTCAGTACGGCGTCATCAGCGCCTTCGGCGGCACCTTCTTACTGATGATGAACCCTGAGAAAGATGAGCACTGGCTGACCAGTTTTGAGCGCCGTCTGGCTGGACTGGGCAAGTTGGATAGCGTGATTGGAGCCTCCGCGTTGCTGGCCCCCGTCGGCACCAGTTTCGATCAGTTCCACGACTGTGCCCAGCGCGGCGACAGTTTCCGGCGGGCGGTGCTAGCGCTCATAGGTGCGGCAGAGGTGAAGGCGTGA